Proteins co-encoded in one Medicago truncatula cultivar Jemalong A17 chromosome 8, MtrunA17r5.0-ANR, whole genome shotgun sequence genomic window:
- the LOC25502745 gene encoding sucrose transport protein SUC3 isoform X2, which translates to MYFKIWQKTSIHSGRISYDLVCYIGYILGDTKEHCRTFKGTRTRAAVIFILGFWMLDLANNTVQGPARALLADLAGPDQRNVSNAVFCSWMAVGNILGYSSGASGKWNKWFPFLTNRACCEACGNLKAAFLVAVVFLTLCTLVTLYFADEVPLITASKHHQLSDSAPLLDEQNGIEFSKQKPLSVINESNGKLSEDRSEEVVNLKHESFNAGDDHNENLMDGPGAVLVNLLTSLRHLPPAMHSVLVVMALTWLSWFPFFLFDTDWMGREVYHGDPKGTTLEVDLYDQGVREGAFGLLLNSVVLGISSFLIEPMCKLMGARLVWAVSNFVVFVCMAGTAIISLISVHDYTRGIEHAIGASEGIKYASLVVFVLLGFPLAITYSVPFAVTAELTADSGGGQGLAIGVLNLAIVAPQMIISLGSGPWDALFGGGNIPAFVLASICALAGGIVATLKLPNLSSSFKSSGFHFG; encoded by the exons ATGTACTTCAAAATTTGGCAGAAGACGTCCATTCATTCTGGCAGGATCTCTTATGATCTCGTTTGCT ACATTGGATACATATTAGGGGATACAAAAGAGCATTGCAG AACATTTAAAGGGACCCGAACAAGGGCTGCTGTTATATTTATTCTTGGGTTCTGGATGCTGGACCTTGCCAACAACACAGTGCAG ggGCCAGCTAGAGCACTTTTGGCAGATCTGGCAG GTCCTGATCAACGCAATGTATCAAATGCTGTCTTTTGCTCATGGATGGCAGTGGGCAACATTCTAGGATATTCGTCTGGTGCCAGTGGAAAGTGGAACAA ATGGTTCCCTTTCTTGACAAATAGAGCTTGCTGTGAGGCATGTGGCAATCTTAAGGCAGCATTTCTTGTTGCTGTG GTGTTTTTGACATTATGCACACTTGTAACCCTATATTTTGCTGATGAAGTTCCGCTTATCACTGCAAGTAAACATCACCAGTTATCAGATTCTGCTCCTTTATTGGATGAACAAAATGGCattgaattttcaaaacaaaagcCTTTATCTGTTATAAATGAGTCCAATGGTAAGTTAAGCGAGGATCGCTCTGAGGAAGTTGTAAATCTGAAGCATGAGAGTTTCAATGCTGGGGATGATCATAATGAAAATTTAATGGATGGGCCTGGAGCAGTATTAGTTAACTTGTTGACAAGTTTAAGGCATTTGCCACCTGCTATGCATTCAGTGCTGGTTGTAATGGCTCTCACGTGG TTGTCATGGTTTCCCTTCTTTTTGTTCGATACGGATTGGATGGGAAGAGAAGTTTATCATGGGGATCCAAAAGGGACCACTTTGGAAGTAGATCTTTATGATCAAGGTGTTAGAGAAGGTGCATTTGGTTTGCTATTGAATTCT GTTGTGCTTGGAATTAGCTCTTTTTTAATCGAACCAATGTGCAAGTTGATGGGTGCAAGATTAGTATGGGCAGTGAGCAATTTTGTCGTCTTTGTTTGCATGGCTGGCACTGCTATCATTAGTCTAATTTCTGTCCATGATTATACTCGAGGGATAGAACATGCAATTGGAGCAAGTGAAGGAATCAAGTATGCTTCTCTGGTTGTGTTTGTTCTGCTTGGATTTCCACTTGCG ATTACCTACAGTGTTCCCTTTGCTGTTACAGCAGAGTTGACTGCTGATTCAGGTGGTGGCCAAG GATTGGCTATAGGAGTTCTAAATCTTGCAATTGTTGCTCCACAG atGATTATATCCCTTGGTTCTGGTCCATGGGATGCTCTCTTTGGTGGTGGCAATATTCCTGCATTTGTTTTGGCGTCTATCTGTGCTCTAGCTGGTGGCATTGTTGCAACTCTAAAACTGCCAAACCTTTCTAGCAGTTTCAAGTCATCAGGTTTTCATTTTGGCTAG
- the LOC25502747 gene encoding transcription factor MYB124, with protein MDTKKEKQQGNQESSTKKERHIVTWTQEEDDILREQIGNHGTENWATIASKFKDKTTRQCRRRWYTYLNVNFKKGGWTPDEDILLCEAQKIFGNRWTEIAKVVSGRTDNAVKNRFSTLHKKRGKNDIDSNSKRNISYQGYNTDAMSESAMPVKRTRTAHIPDDAKMINIGDRSHLRNAISINQQPRAPLAELAQQSNNVNNFPDRHHVSNDKFNSSGRNNKYELKKDDPKISALIQIIDSENMERVWKPLLEFLSQTDIIGEKIAVLQLVSHTVKEFKSSNERGHSRLRQIKPDKDCSGSSEYSTGLTLQHKSTCTGDNLESALNQDTGTEIQATQLGVKKEVCEGVKEVLSTGKVEQDTIPNCDEQIIASPRMECSPLQVTPIFRSLAEGIPTPEFTDSEKSFLRKTLGVESPSISTNVNPYKPPPCVRALQYNP; from the exons ATGGATACGAAGAAGGAGAAGCAACAAGGGAATCAAGAATCGTCTACGAAGAAGGAGCGGCATATTGTGACTTGGACTCAAGAG GAGGATGATATACTAAGAGAACAGATTGGAAATCATGGAACTGAAAA TTGGGCAACTATTGCATCCAAATTCAAGGACAAAACTACAAGACAATGCAGAAGAAG ATGGTACACTTATTTGAATGTTAATTTCAAGAAAGGTGGATGGACACCAGACGAAGATATCCTCTTATGTGAG GctcaaaaaatatttggaaaCAGATGGACAGAAATAGCAAAGGTGGTTTCAGGCAG AACGGATAATGCCGTAAAAAATCGTTTCTCCACACTCCACAAGAAGAGGGGAAAAAATGACATTGATTCAAATAGCAAGAGGAATATTTCCTATCAAGGTTATAATACAGATGCAATGTCAGAATCTGCCATGCCAGTTAAAAGAACGAG GACGGCCCATATCCCTGATGATGCAAAAATGATCAACATTGGAGACAGATCACATTTGCGAAATGCAATTTCAATAAATCAGCAACCAAGAGCACCACTTGCCGAATTAGCTCAACAATCAAATAATGTGAACAATTTTCCAGACAGGCATCATGTTTCCAATGACAAGTTCAACAGTTCCG GCCGAAATAACAAATATGAACTCAAAAAGGATGATCCGAAGATAAGTGCATTGATTCAAATAATTGATTCAGAGAACATGGAAAGAGTATGGAAG CCACTTCTAGAGTTTCTGAGCCAAACAGATATCATTGGAGAAAAAATTGCAGTTTTACAGCTTGTAAGTCATACAGTCAAGGAGTTTAAGAGTAGCAATGAGAGAGGCCATTCCCGCTTGAG GCAAATAAAACCAGACAAGGACTGCTCAGGAAGTTCTGAATACAGTACAGGATTAACTCTGCAACATAAGTCAACTTGTACTGGTGATAATTTGGAAAGCGCATTGAATCAGGATACTGGAACTGAAATTCAAGCTACACAACTTGGGGTTAAAAAAGAAGTATGTGAAGGTGTGAAGGAGGTTCTTTCTACTGGAAAAGTGGAACAAG ATACGATACCAAACTGTGATGAACAGATAATTGCCTCGCCAAGAATGGAGTGTTCCCCTCTTCAAGTGACTCCTATTTTCAGATCCTTGGCTGAAGGAATTCCAACCCCAGAATTTACAGACAGT GAAAAGAGCTTCCTAAGGAAAACACTGGGAGTGGAGTCTCCATCTATCAGTACCAATGTCAACCCATACAAACCGCCACCGTGCGTAAGAGCCCTTCAATATAATCCATGA
- the LOC25502745 gene encoding sucrose transport protein SUC3 isoform X1, translating to MAGKSDSVSIRVPYKNLRNDSSAAEVELVGIDGDGDEPRHRIDLNSPPRGDQLPTKNNASLTHLVLSCTVAAGVQFGWALQLSLLTPYIQTLGIGHAFSSFIWLCGPITGLVVQPCVGIWSDKCTSKFGRRRPFILAGSLMISFAVILIGYSADIGYILGDTKEHCRTFKGTRTRAAVIFILGFWMLDLANNTVQGPARALLADLAGPDQRNVSNAVFCSWMAVGNILGYSSGASGKWNKWFPFLTNRACCEACGNLKAAFLVAVVFLTLCTLVTLYFADEVPLITASKHHQLSDSAPLLDEQNGIEFSKQKPLSVINESNGKLSEDRSEEVVNLKHESFNAGDDHNENLMDGPGAVLVNLLTSLRHLPPAMHSVLVVMALTWLSWFPFFLFDTDWMGREVYHGDPKGTTLEVDLYDQGVREGAFGLLLNSVVLGISSFLIEPMCKLMGARLVWAVSNFVVFVCMAGTAIISLISVHDYTRGIEHAIGASEGIKYASLVVFVLLGFPLAITYSVPFAVTAELTADSGGGQGLAIGVLNLAIVAPQMIISLGSGPWDALFGGGNIPAFVLASICALAGGIVATLKLPNLSSSFKSSGFHFG from the exons ATGGCGGGTAAGTCTGACTCAGTATCGATCCGTGTTCCTTATAAGAATCTAAGAAACGATTCTTCCGCCGCGGAAGTCGAACTCGTCGGCATCGACGGAGACGGAGATGAACCTCGGCATCGGATCGATCTTAATTCACCGCCGCGTGGAGATCAATTACCGACGAAGAATAATGCTTCGTTAACGCATCTTGTTCTTAGTTGCACCGTTGCTGCTGGTGTTCAGTTTGGTTGGGCTTTGCAGCTTTCTCTTCTCACACCTTACATTCAG ACATTGGGAATAGGACAtgctttttcttcatttatttggCTTTGTGGCCCCATTACAGGCCTTGTG GTTCAACCTTGTGTTGGTATTTGGAGTGATAAATGTACTTCAAAATTTGGCAGAAGACGTCCATTCATTCTGGCAGGATCTCTTATGATCTCGTTTGCT GTGATATTGATCGGGTATTCTGCAGACATTGGATACATATTAGGGGATACAAAAGAGCATTGCAG AACATTTAAAGGGACCCGAACAAGGGCTGCTGTTATATTTATTCTTGGGTTCTGGATGCTGGACCTTGCCAACAACACAGTGCAG ggGCCAGCTAGAGCACTTTTGGCAGATCTGGCAG GTCCTGATCAACGCAATGTATCAAATGCTGTCTTTTGCTCATGGATGGCAGTGGGCAACATTCTAGGATATTCGTCTGGTGCCAGTGGAAAGTGGAACAA ATGGTTCCCTTTCTTGACAAATAGAGCTTGCTGTGAGGCATGTGGCAATCTTAAGGCAGCATTTCTTGTTGCTGTG GTGTTTTTGACATTATGCACACTTGTAACCCTATATTTTGCTGATGAAGTTCCGCTTATCACTGCAAGTAAACATCACCAGTTATCAGATTCTGCTCCTTTATTGGATGAACAAAATGGCattgaattttcaaaacaaaagcCTTTATCTGTTATAAATGAGTCCAATGGTAAGTTAAGCGAGGATCGCTCTGAGGAAGTTGTAAATCTGAAGCATGAGAGTTTCAATGCTGGGGATGATCATAATGAAAATTTAATGGATGGGCCTGGAGCAGTATTAGTTAACTTGTTGACAAGTTTAAGGCATTTGCCACCTGCTATGCATTCAGTGCTGGTTGTAATGGCTCTCACGTGG TTGTCATGGTTTCCCTTCTTTTTGTTCGATACGGATTGGATGGGAAGAGAAGTTTATCATGGGGATCCAAAAGGGACCACTTTGGAAGTAGATCTTTATGATCAAGGTGTTAGAGAAGGTGCATTTGGTTTGCTATTGAATTCT GTTGTGCTTGGAATTAGCTCTTTTTTAATCGAACCAATGTGCAAGTTGATGGGTGCAAGATTAGTATGGGCAGTGAGCAATTTTGTCGTCTTTGTTTGCATGGCTGGCACTGCTATCATTAGTCTAATTTCTGTCCATGATTATACTCGAGGGATAGAACATGCAATTGGAGCAAGTGAAGGAATCAAGTATGCTTCTCTGGTTGTGTTTGTTCTGCTTGGATTTCCACTTGCG ATTACCTACAGTGTTCCCTTTGCTGTTACAGCAGAGTTGACTGCTGATTCAGGTGGTGGCCAAG GATTGGCTATAGGAGTTCTAAATCTTGCAATTGTTGCTCCACAG atGATTATATCCCTTGGTTCTGGTCCATGGGATGCTCTCTTTGGTGGTGGCAATATTCCTGCATTTGTTTTGGCGTCTATCTGTGCTCTAGCTGGTGGCATTGTTGCAACTCTAAAACTGCCAAACCTTTCTAGCAGTTTCAAGTCATCAGGTTTTCATTTTGGCTAG